The DNA region TGGTGGAGGTCGCACAGGGATCCTGTTCCTGCGGTCTGGTGGGTAAATATTATAGAAAACTGAGTTCCTGTGATGAATACTGTGCGGATCCCGTGGGTCGTCCGTGTCCGTAGTCCCTGTTGCATCCGGCCTCGGGCGAGGAAAGTGTATTTCTACGGCGTTGCTGGTCAGCGCTGTGGGAGAGACATTTGGCTCCGGTGTAATTCTGGTCAATGACTGGAGAGCGTCTCCTGCATGTGTTTGCTGCTGGATGAGACGTGTATTCCCGCTATCCTCAGCCTCTGAGCTGTCAGATCTCATCCTGCCAGCTCGACTGTGCGTAAAGTCCGATGCTCTTACCGGAGACGCTGTGGCCCGGTGTGAGCCATCTCCAGGTGTACTCCGGCCTCCTCGCAGGACTCCACTGCCAGATAACTCCTGGATGGAGGTGTAAGCACCATCGCTGTGGTTGGATGGTGCCTGTTGTGAACGGACAACCACAGCCTCTCGGGTGGTGTCGGGGAGCGGTGGGGACTGGGCGAGTAAATACTGACCCGCATCAACACCAAGAACCGACTCATCCAATTGGCTTAGTTCGTTTTGTTGAGAGTGGCCCCCGGCTGCGTCCTGGAGGTCTCCATGTGTGGTTCTGCTGGATCCCCTGAGTGCAACAGTAGGGTGAAGTCGGTCAAAGCTGTTTTTAGTCGTCAATGCGAACTGAGTGCTTCCTCTGCTCTGCACAGGTGAGCGATACTGAGTCCCAGTGCTCAGTAAACTGTACACCTGGCCGTTGTTCTCCCACTGAATCCTGTGTCTCCACGGGACGACACGGACGCGTGGAAGGTGCTGACCGGCACCAAAACACACCAAAGCACCCAGTAGGCAGATGGACACAAGCTGTAGCTTCTCCATGGCTCAGTGTGAAGGTGTCTCTATGTGAAGAGGTCCAACACTGAAACTTTGGTTTTGACCTGGGTGATGGGCTGGTGTTTGGAGTACACTCGACTCCGTCACGCAATTACGCACAACATCACCACTGAGAGAGACTGCCTGTGAAGACgtcttcacctttttttttttgtaatgtgagttactttcagaaaaagaaaaaaaatgccttttcaCATTTACAGTTTCTCTCGTGTCTCAGTTTAACCATTTCACCACCGTTAACCGGACGGGTCGAAGCCTGttatcaacaaacaaaacagcaggcGGTGATattcagaagaagaagacaaagaagaagaggaactaTTCATCATAAAGTCCGAGTTGTTAGCTTTGATTCCTATTAAGATTACAAATACTCTAGCTATcctaaaacagaaaatattcatGGAGGTGCAAGGTAGTACAAATACGTTGTCGACAATATTACGTagtcatattttatgtttattcattttatgttctcaataatattgtgatattttaatattatataggtggaggcttctttctgcctcttcctgcaatGGGATTTTTATCTATCTCTGATATGTTTGTGTATCTATTCAtttgtgcaaaaataaacagcacTTCATTGTGATTTTAACATGGGCTGAAAATGCATcactgaacacatttaaaacgCAGTAAGCAGTGCTTCTCAAATAGTCCTGGACCCAACGGTGCAATGAAGGTCCCGGGAAATAAATGATGCATCTTAATATCTGAAGTGATTCGTGCCTAAGCTACATTAGGGACTGGCAGTATTGGGAGTGTAATGACTTTAGGGCTGTAATGAACCTGTTGAATCCCCACTCTGAGGCCAGGTAGACCTTTTCACCACACGATGGCAGTGGACCCTCACTgaaagtctattttttttttttttatcaaagtctCTTGACTTTTGAAGTTATCCCTTAGTTGTCAGTTTATTCAGCTTCCATTGGAGAAAATACACATATGAGAATAAAGTGATTAGAAATTTTACTTCATGCTGTAGTTCAAACTAATTTGTAGTCATGAGTCTCT from Anoplopoma fimbria isolate UVic2021 breed Golden Eagle Sablefish chromosome 8, Afim_UVic_2022, whole genome shotgun sequence includes:
- the loxl5a gene encoding lysyl oxidase-like 5a, giving the protein MEKLQLVSICLLGALVCFGAGQHLPRVRVVPWRHRIQWENNGQVYSLLSTGTQYRSPVQSRGSTQFALTTKNSFDRLHPTVALRGSSRTTHGDLQDAAGGHSQQNELSQLDESVLGVDAGQYLLAQSPPLPDTTREAVVVRSQQAPSNHSDGAYTSIQELSGSGVLRGGRSTPGDGSHRATASPVRASDFTHSRAGRMRSDSSEAEDSGNTRLIQQQTHAGDALQSLTRITPEPNVSPTALTSNAVEIHFPRPRPDATGTTDTDDPRDPHSIHHRNSVFYNIYPPDRRNRIPVRPPPGPGYGTRFFHNGLPDLVPDPYYIQAASYIQRVQMYALRCAAEENCLSRSANHPSVRDLDYRVLLRFPQRVKNQGTADFLPVKPRHEWEWHSCHQHYHSMEAFSNYDLLDISTGQKVAEGHKASFCLEDTSCDPGVRRRFACTAHTQGLGPGCYDTYHANIDCQWIDITDVPPGNYILKVTVNPSQMVQESDFSNNEVRCDIRYTGSYVQATNCRITV